A single genomic interval of Daucus carota subsp. sativus chromosome 1, DH1 v3.0, whole genome shotgun sequence harbors:
- the LOC135151199 gene encoding uncharacterized protein LOC135151199: MSSERSPPSNPGNQGTSNQPTMDQILQLLQQQATNMVQQQQQYMQQNQQPHQNRQVEAPMSTFKSFQAIKPPDFDGSRGPIEARSWLKEIEKAFKLAKVSEDQKTDYASYFLKNEANYWWESVRALEGDDVILWDRFVELFLEQYFPEHVQSQLELDFLELKQGDKSVAEYEKKFMELARFVTAYVDTDLKKAKRFQQGLRSDIRISVAALRLKTYADVVQTAMVIEREHTLDKKEQESKKRKVEAIEGSQGQGSSQQGFQKRQNFQQNRNQAFKNPGQNVNRQFNRPPNQNQQGVVKPPTPDCKNCGKKHSGMCGKLNIVCFKCNKRGHYANECRSQGAMRCDNCGKTGHYTYNCKNPALASAMVRVQGSTSGKRPNARTFNMTKKTSSKDTDVVAGTLSVNSVAAKVLMDSGASKSFISVELVDKLNCKINDLEEALIIEIANRDRIPVNQVCPQCKIEVSGNCFMADLIPFRLGEFDVILGMDWLSQYKAKIDCKGKKVVLFTPEGSKVILKDKGKKRSF, from the coding sequence ATGTCATCTGAAAGATCACCACCGAGCAATCCTGGAAATCAGGGTACTTCAAACCAACCAACTATGGATCAGATACTACAGTTGCTACAGCAACAAGCGACAAATATGGTTCAGCAGCAACAACAATATATGCAGCAAAATCAACAGCCGCATCAAAATCGTCAAGTAGAGGCACCGATGTCGACGTTTAAGTCATTTCAAGCAATTAAGCCCCCAGACTTTGATGGATCAAGAGGACCTATTGAAGCAAGGTCTTGGTTGAAGGAAATTGAGAAAGCTTTCAAATTAGCAAAAGTAAGTGAGGATCAGAAGACTGATTATGCTAGTTACTTTctgaaaaatgaagctaatTATTGGTGGGAATCGGTAAGAGCTCTAGAAGGAGATGATGTGATCTTGTGGGATAGGTTTGTTGAACTGTTCTTAGAGCAATATTTTCCGGAGCATGTACAAAGCCAACTAGAGTTGGACTTCTTGGAGTTAAAACAAGGAGATAAGAGTGTAGCGGAGTATGAGAAGAAGTTTATGGAGTTGGCAAGGTTTGTCACAGCCTACGTGGATACTGATTTGAAGAAAGCTAAAAGATTCCAACAAGGGCTAAGATCGGATATTAGAATTAGTGTGGCAGCTTTAAGATTGAAGACTTATGCTGATGTGGTTCAAACAGCAATGGTGATAGAAAGAGAGCACACTTTAGATAAAAAGGAGCAAGAGAGTAAGAAAAGGAAGGTGGAAGCAATTGAAGGAAGTCAAGGCCAAGGAAGTTCTCAACAAGGATTCCAGAAGAGGCAGAATTTCCAACAAAATAGGAATCAAGCATTTAAGAACCCGGGGCAGAATGTTAATAGGCAGTTTAATAGGCCCCCGAATCAGAATCAACAAGGTGTAGTGAAACCTCCAACACCAGACTGCAAGAATTGTGGGAAGAAGCACTCAGGAATGTGTGGAAAATTGAACATAGTATGTTTTAAATGTAATAAGAGGGGTCATTACGCTAATGAGTGTAGAAGTCAAGGGGCAATGAGGTGTGACAATTGTGGGAAAACTGGGCATTATACCTATAATTGCAAGAACCCGGCACTGGCAAGCGCAATGGTACGTGTGCAAGGATCAACATCAGGGAAGAGGCCTAATGCCAGGACTTTTAACATGACAAAGAAGACTTCGTCTAAGGATACAGATGTGGtagcaggtacgctttctgttaATTCCGTAGCTGCTAAAGTTTTAATGGACTCAGGAGCATCGAAATCTTTTATATCCGTGGAGTTAGttgataaattaaattgtaaGATAAATGATTTAGAGGAGGCGTTGATAATAGAAATTGCAAATCGTGATAGAATACCAGTTAATCAAGTCTGCCCTCAATGTAAGATTGAGGTATCAGGAAATTGTTTCATGGCTGATTTAATACCCTTTAggttaggagagtttgatgtcaTACTAGGAATGGACTGGTTATCTCAATATAAAGCTAAGATAGATTGTAAGGGTAAGAAGGTAGTATTGTTCACTCCAGAGGGAAGTAAGGTAATTTTAAAGGACAAAGGCAAGAAAAGAAGTTTTTAA